From the Sulfitobacter sp. BSw21498 genome, the window CTGATTGCCCCTGACCTGCCCGAGGAATATGGCGGGTTGGGCCTGGAGTCCGTCACCGCCGGACTGATTGTCGAAGAGATCGCCTATGCTGATTTCAACGCCAGCTACATTCAGCTTCTTGGGTCTCTTATGGGCGGCATGGTCGCTAAGCATGCCTCGTCTGAAATCGCGGCGGAATGGGTGCCAAAAGTCATCTCGGGTGATGTGGTCATCGGGTTGGGTCTGACAGAACCGCGTGGAGGTTCGGATGCCGCCAACCTGCAGCTCAAGGCCGAAAAATTTGGCAACGGCTGGCGTCTGAGCGGTGAAAAAACCTCGATGAGCTTTGCCGATCAGGCCGATGCAGCCGTAGTTTTTGCCCGCACTAGCAACCCCGAGGGCGGATCTAGAGGCGTCAGTGCCTTCTTCGTAGACCTGACCGAAAAGGGCATCAGCCGTACCCATTTCGACGATATCGGAACCAAACCTGTCGGGCGGGGATCGGTGTTTTTCGATGATGTATATGTGCCCGCCGAAAACATGATGGCCGAACAAGACCGCGCCTTTGGCTCGATCATGGCCGGATTTGATTTCAGCCGTGCACTGATTGGACTGGAATGTCTGGGTGCGGCGCAGGCATCCGTTGATGAAACTTGGGCCTACGTGCAAGACCGCGAGGCTTTTGGCGCGCCGCTGGTACAGTATCAGGGCGTCAGCTTTCCGCTGACCGAAGCCGAAACCCAGCTGACGATGATGCGCCAGCTTTGCTATTATACGCTGAATCTGCGGGACCAGAACCTGCCACACACATCCGAAGCCGCGATGTGCAAATGGTATCTTCCCAAGACTTGCTGCGAGATCATCCATCAATGCCTGATCCTGCACGGGCATTATGGCTACACCACCGACCTGCCGCATCACCAGCGCTACAACGATGTGCTTGGCCTGCAGATCGGCGACGGCACCGCGCAGATCCAGAAACTGGTGATCGCGCGTGAAAAAGTCGGCCGGGTTGCGCTGCAATACGACAACAAATCCAAAGGGGCGGCGAAATGAGCACTCCGGTAACTGCTAGAATCGAAGGAAATGTCGGCATCATCGAGTTGAGCCGTCCGGAAAAGTTCAACTGCCTGTCGTTGGAGGTGCACGAGGGCATCGCTGCCGCCCGCGCCGAATTCGAGGCCAACCGCGAGGTACGCGCCATTTTGATTCGCGCACAGGGCAAGCATTTCTGCACCGGTGCCGATCTGACCGAGGTCAAGGAAAAGTTATACGATCCAGTCGCGCTGGACCATTTCATCGGCTTTGGTATGGACAACCTGCGCAAGCTGGAGCAATGCCCCCTACCCGTCATCGTCGCGGTTCAAGGTTTGTGCCTTGCAGGTGGGATCGAATTGATGCTGGCGGCGGATGTCTGTTTTGCCGCTGAAACCGCCCAGTTCGGCGACCAGCACGCCCAGTTCGGGCTGATCCCCGGTTGGGGCGGCAGCCAGAGGCTGACCCGGTTGATGGGGCAACGCCGCGCATTGGACCTGATGTTTTCGGCCCGCTGGCTGGGGGCGGGTGACGCGAAAGACGCGGGTCTGATCAACTACATCGTGCCGGACAGTGATCTGCACATAGCGGCGCAGGAATATTGCCAGACCATCGCAACCCGATCACGGCCCGGCATAGCCGAAATGAAACGGCTGGCGCGCGAAGGCGCAGACATGACGGTTGATCAGCAGATGCGACTGGAACGTGACGCTGCAGTGCGCGCCCTGCCTAGTGCGGATGTGGCCGAAGGTTTGGACGCCTTCGAAAGCCGCCGCACGCCTGATTTCAAACAATAGACCGGAGATCTGAACAATGGATTTCAACCTGAACGACGAACAGCGCCAGATTTATGAATATGGTGGCCAGTTGGCGCAAAGTTACGACAATACCTATTGGCTGGAACACGCGCGCCGCCATGAGTTTCCCAAAGAGATGTTTCAACAGATCGCCGATGACGGCTTTCTGGGCATCATGGTGCCCGAGGAATATGGTGGTGCCGGGCTGGGCATGACCGAAATGGCATTGTTCATGGAGGGCACAGCTAACCATGGCATCCCGCTGCTGATGATGGTGGTTGGGCCGACGATGTCGATGGCGCATCTGGCGACACACGGAACCGAATTCCACAAAAAAGAGCTGCTTCCAGCCGCTTGCAAGGGTGACATCCAGTTTTGTTTTGCAATCACCGAACCCGGTGCCGGATCGAACTCAATGAAAACCAAGACGATGGCTAAGCGCAACGGCAACCGGTTTTCTCTGTCTGGCGAAAAGACCTTCATCACTGGCGCGGATGTGTCGGACTACTGCCTTGTTGTGGCGCGCACCACACCGCTCGATCAGGTGGCCCGCAAGACCGATGGCTTTACGCTATTTGCAGTCGATCTGAAGAAAAAGGGCGTCGACATGCAACGGGTACGCATTTCAATCCCGTTGCCCGAGGAACAGTGGACCCTGTTCTTTGACGATGTGGACCTTGGCCCCGAGGATGTGGTGGGTCACGTCGACGAGGGGTTCAATATCCTGTTTGATTCGCTCAACCCCGAACGGATCGTACTGGGTGCCTTGTGCTGTGGTATCGGTCGCTTTGCGCTCAACAAGGCAGTGACTTATGCCAGTGAACGCAACGTGTTCGACCAGCCGATCGGCGCGCACCAAGGTGTGCAGCATCCGCTGGCCAAGGCCTATACCAATGTCGAAATGGCCAGCTTGATGACCCGGCGTGCGGCTTGGGAATTTGACCACAAACTGCCCGCGGGGGAATCATCGAACATGGCGAAATACGCCGCCGCCGAGGCCGGGATCGAGGCGGTGGATGCCGCGTTGCAGGCGCATGGCGGGTCGGGTTTCACCGAAGACACCGGCATCTACGAGATGTATCCGATGATGCGCCTGTTGCGCACCGCCCCGGTGAACAGGGAATTGTGCCTTAGCTATATTGGCAACAAAGTCATGGGTTTGCCCCGGTCCTATTAAGCCGGGCAAATGTGAATGGAGGGCGATGATATGAAATTCGCAATGCAGTACCGCCGCGCGGATGCGTTGGAAAAGGCAAATGCCGAATGCTGGCATGACATCGAAATGGCTCCGCCGAACGCGGTGCGCCGCGTCCAGGAGGAAAACCTGGTCGCGCAGATGGCTTATCTGAAAGAGAACTCCGATTTTTACCGCGATATTCTAGCTCAGGCGGGCGTCGCATTTGACGATATTCGCACCATCGAAGACCTGCAAAAGCTGCCCTATACGTTCAAGACCGACATCCGCGAAAGCCTTGCGTCGCGAAAGCCTTTTGGCCGACATCTGGCGGCAGACCCAAAAGACGTCATCCAGATGCAGGCGTCGTCCGGCACTACCGGCAGCCCGTCGTATGTGGCATTGACTGAAACAGATGTCGAAGTCTGGAACGAAATGTCGGCGCGGTGTTTCTTTGCCAACGGCATCCGCCCCGGTGACCTGGTGTTGCACGGGTTTTCGCTGGCCAAAGGCTTTGTCGGCGGTATTCCGGTGATGCAGGCGCTGCAATACATGGGTGCTGTTGATGTGCCGATCGGCGCTGATGGCGGGGCGGACCGGCTGTTGCGGGCCTGCGCCGACACCCGCCCGCGCTGTATCGTCGGGGCGCCGAACTTTGTGTTGCATCTTGGCGAAAAGGCCGAGGAAATTCTTGGGGTCAAAGCCTCGGAGCTGGGCGTCGAACGCATTATTGTCGGCGGCGAGCCGGGCGGCGGCATTCCTGCCATTCGCAACCGTATTGAGGAACTCTGGGGTGCCAAATGTTGCGAAATGCTGGGCGGCACCGATCTGGGCGTGGCCTATTGGGCAGAATGCGACGATCAATCCGGCATGCATATGGTCAGCATGGATCACATCATTACCGAACTTCTGGACTCGGATACCGGCGAAATCATCCCCTTTGACGAGGGCGCAAAAGGCGAAATGATCTATACTGCCATCACCCGTCAAGCCAGCCCTGTATTGCGCTTTCGGTCGGGGGACTTCATCGAAGTTCTGGGCACTTCCTGTTCGTGCGGTCGAACTGGGCCAAAAATCCGCTGTGTTGGGCGCACTGACGACATGTTGATCGTGCGCGGCGCGAATGTGTTTCCGTCCGCAATTCACAGCATCATCAATGACATGATGCCCGACACCAACGGGATTATGCGCGTGGTGGCCGATTTTGACGGCCACACCACTCAGGGTGCCCTGAAAGTGATCGTGGAGCGCGGTCCGGACAGATCGCCCCAGGACGATCCCGACCTGAAATCAACCATCGAAACCCGGCTACGAGAAGCGTTGGTTTTCAAAGCGGATGTCACAATCGTCGCAGCCAACACGTTTGAAAAGCCGGGTGCCGCCAAAGTTGCACTTACTCTCAGTGAATTTCCGGAGTTGCCATGACCCAGCTGAAAACGACGATCAACACAGGGTCGGAAGAGTTTCGCGCCAACGAGGCGCATTATCGCGGGAAACTGGACGAGTTGCATGAGTTGCGCCGCGCGCAACGCATCGGTGGACCAAAGAAGGCGCGCGAGCGTCATGTGGCCAAAGGCAAAATGCTGCCCCGTGAACGTGTAGAGCGGCTAATTGATCCGGGCAGCCCGTTTCTTGAACTGGGCGATTTGGCAGGGCTTGGGAAATATGAAGACGTGCCACCGGGGGCCAGCATCATCACCGGAATCGGGGTGATCGAGGGTCGCCAGTGCATGATTATCGCCAATGATGCGACTGTGAAAGGTGGAACCTACTTTGGCATGACCTGCAAGAAACATGTGCGGGCACAGCGTATTGCGTGGCAAAACCGACTGCCCGTGATTACACTGGTCGACAGCGGAGGGGCGTTCTTGCCCGAAATCGCAAATATCTTTCCCGACGAGGGCCAGTTCGGTTCGATCTTTCACCAGCAGGTTGGCATGTCGGGGGACGGCGTGCCACAGATTGCTGTGGTCATGGGGCCATGTACGGCGGGCGGAGCCTATATTCCGGCGCTTTGCGACGAGATTGTGATCGTGCGCGGCCAAGGCTTCATGTATCTTGGCGGACCCGAGCTAACTTTTGCTGCGACCGGCGAAAAGGTAGACGCCGAAACGCTGGGCGGGGGCAAAATGCACAGCTCGGTGTCGGGAGTTACCGACCATCTGGCCGAAGATGACGCCCACGCACTGGCCATCACTCGCCAGATAGTATCGCATTTAGGGGAAATATCGAGCCCCCGAAAAACCCCTGCCGCGGCCATCCCTCCCGCTTATCCGGTTGAGGATATTCACGGCATCGTCAGCCGCGATGCCAAAGTGCCCACCGACAACCGCGAGATTGTTGCCCGCCTTGTGGATGGTAGCGATTTTCACGAATTCAAACCGCTGTATGGCGACACCATGATGACCGGCTGGGCGCGCATTCATGGCCACGAGGTTGGCATCCTTGCCAACACTGGCGTGCTGTTCGTCGAGGCGGCACTGAAGGCCACGCATTTCATCAACCTTTGTGTTCAACGCGACATTCCGCTGGTGTTTCTGGTGGATGTGAATGGGTTCATGGTCGGCCGCGAGGCCGAACAGGCCGGCATCGCCAAGGCCGGGGCCAAGATGATCACCGCCATGTCGTCGGCCCGGGTGCCAAAATATACGGTGATTACCGGTGGGTCTTATGGTGCCGGCTATCTGGCGATGCTAGGCCGTCCATTTCAACCAGACGCGATGTTCATGTGGCCCTCGGGGCGCTCGGCAATCATGGGGCCGGAACAGGCCGCCAGTGTTTTGGCACAGGTGCGCGCGCAAATTCTGGCACGCGACAACATGACATGGACCCCTGAAGAAGAAGAAGTCTTTAAGGCTCCGGTTCGCAAGGAATACGAAGATTTCCAGGGTGCCTATAATTTTGCGTCAAATCTGTGGGCCGACAACGTGATTGAACCCTCCGAGACCCGTGATGTGCTGGCGTTGCTGCTGGATGTCGCCTCGCGGCGACCGAAAGTTGAAACCAATTTTGGCGTGTTCCGGTTCTGAGGAGAGTATCATGAAAATCAATACATTGCTCATTGCCAACCGTGGCGAGATTGCCTGCCGAATTGCCCGCACCGCGCGCGCGCAGGGTATCACCCCCGTGGGCGTTCACTCAGAGGCAGACGCGAACGCACTGCATGTGCGCGAAATTGGTCGCTCCATCCTGATCGGGGCGGGGCCGGCCAGCGAAAGCTACCTCAGGATCGACGCTGTGCTTGACGCCGCGCGCCAAGTGGGTGCCGATGCGATCCATCCCGGCTATGGCTTTCTGGCCGAGAATCCGGATTTTGCCAATGCTGTCGAAGCCGCCGGGATGATCTTTGTCGGCCCAACGGCCGAAACGCTGGATCGTTTCGGTGACAAGGCCAGCGCCAAAGACGCGGCGATTGCGGCAGGCGTTCCGGTGGTCTCTGGCGCGAGCGGTGCCAAATCCGACCCCGCCGAAATTGCCGCCGCAGTGCGCGAGATGGGCTTCCCGGTGCTTCTCAAGGCTGTTGGTGGCGGTGGCGGGCGCGGTCAGCGTCTGGTCGAAACTGAGAACACATTGGTGCAAGACATCGAAGGGGCCCTGCGTGAGGCGAAGTCCACATTCGGGTCCGAGGGCATGTTGCTGGAACGCTTCCTGCCTGCCGCGCGACACGTCGAGGTGCAAATTGCGGGCGACGGCGCGGGCCATGTGGTGCATCTGTTTGAACGCGACTGCACTCTGCAGCGCCGTCATCAAAAGGTGATCGAGGAAGCTCCGGCATGGGGTCTGCCACGTACCTTGCTTGACCAGATTGCAACGGATGCGGTGAAACTGGGAGAGAGCTTGAACTATCGTGGATTGGGTACGGTTGAGTTTCTGGTCGCGGGCGACAACTATTTTTTCCTCGAGGTTAATCCGCGGATTCAGGTCGAACACCCGGTGACCGAAGCGATCACCGGCCTTGATCTGGTGGCGATGCATCTGCGCATTGCCCAGGGCGCGGGCCTTGGGATCACCCAAGGTGATATCACCTGCACTGGCCACGCCGTCGAGGCGCGGCTGTATGCCGAAGACCCCGCCAATAACTTTGCGCCTTCAACCGGCAAGATCACCACCCTATCGCTGCCCAAGGGCATCCGCATCGACAGCGGTGTCGAAACCGGCGACGAGGTTAGCCCGTTTTACGATCCGATGATTGCCAAGCTTATTGTTCACGCGGTCGACCGCGAAACGGCGCTGGCCCGGCTGGCCGAGGCGTTAGATCACACCATCGTCGCGGGCGTTCAGTCAAACCGTAGTTTCCTGACGGCGCTGGCGCGCGATCCCGAATTTGCCGCGATGAACGTGCATACCCGCTGGATCGACACCCGCCTTGATGCGCTGACCACACCTCCGGCAGACGCAACCGCCAACCTGTGGCGCGCTGTCGCAGCCGTGCTATTTGTCAGCAACGGGCGAACTAACGACACCACCAATCCTTGGAGCAATCGTTCGACCTTTACTGGCTGGCGGCTAAACGCAGGCGATGCTTTGGTCGAGGCGGACCAGCGTGTCACCCTGATGGGATCGGAGAAGGGTGCCAAGCACGAAGAACTGCGCGTAGGCCCGATTGGGTCGG encodes:
- a CDS encoding phenylacetate--CoA ligase family protein, with the translated sequence MKFAMQYRRADALEKANAECWHDIEMAPPNAVRRVQEENLVAQMAYLKENSDFYRDILAQAGVAFDDIRTIEDLQKLPYTFKTDIRESLASRKPFGRHLAADPKDVIQMQASSGTTGSPSYVALTETDVEVWNEMSARCFFANGIRPGDLVLHGFSLAKGFVGGIPVMQALQYMGAVDVPIGADGGADRLLRACADTRPRCIVGAPNFVLHLGEKAEEILGVKASELGVERIIVGGEPGGGIPAIRNRIEELWGAKCCEMLGGTDLGVAYWAECDDQSGMHMVSMDHIITELLDSDTGEIIPFDEGAKGEMIYTAITRQASPVLRFRSGDFIEVLGTSCSCGRTGPKIRCVGRTDDMLIVRGANVFPSAIHSIINDMMPDTNGIMRVVADFDGHTTQGALKVIVERGPDRSPQDDPDLKSTIETRLREALVFKADVTIVAANTFEKPGAAKVALTLSEFPELP
- a CDS encoding acyl-CoA carboxylase subunit beta translates to MTQLKTTINTGSEEFRANEAHYRGKLDELHELRRAQRIGGPKKARERHVAKGKMLPRERVERLIDPGSPFLELGDLAGLGKYEDVPPGASIITGIGVIEGRQCMIIANDATVKGGTYFGMTCKKHVRAQRIAWQNRLPVITLVDSGGAFLPEIANIFPDEGQFGSIFHQQVGMSGDGVPQIAVVMGPCTAGGAYIPALCDEIVIVRGQGFMYLGGPELTFAATGEKVDAETLGGGKMHSSVSGVTDHLAEDDAHALAITRQIVSHLGEISSPRKTPAAAIPPAYPVEDIHGIVSRDAKVPTDNREIVARLVDGSDFHEFKPLYGDTMMTGWARIHGHEVGILANTGVLFVEAALKATHFINLCVQRDIPLVFLVDVNGFMVGREAEQAGIAKAGAKMITAMSSARVPKYTVITGGSYGAGYLAMLGRPFQPDAMFMWPSGRSAIMGPEQAASVLAQVRAQILARDNMTWTPEEEEVFKAPVRKEYEDFQGAYNFASNLWADNVIEPSETRDVLALLLDVASRRPKVETNFGVFRF
- a CDS encoding acetyl/propionyl/methylcrotonyl-CoA carboxylase subunit alpha is translated as MKINTLLIANRGEIACRIARTARAQGITPVGVHSEADANALHVREIGRSILIGAGPASESYLRIDAVLDAARQVGADAIHPGYGFLAENPDFANAVEAAGMIFVGPTAETLDRFGDKASAKDAAIAAGVPVVSGASGAKSDPAEIAAAVREMGFPVLLKAVGGGGGRGQRLVETENTLVQDIEGALREAKSTFGSEGMLLERFLPAARHVEVQIAGDGAGHVVHLFERDCTLQRRHQKVIEEAPAWGLPRTLLDQIATDAVKLGESLNYRGLGTVEFLVAGDNYFFLEVNPRIQVEHPVTEAITGLDLVAMHLRIAQGAGLGITQGDITCTGHAVEARLYAEDPANNFAPSTGKITTLSLPKGIRIDSGVETGDEVSPFYDPMIAKLIVHAVDRETALARLAEALDHTIVAGVQSNRSFLTALARDPEFAAMNVHTRWIDTRLDALTTPPADATANLWRAVAAVLFVSNGRTNDTTNPWSNRSTFTGWRLNAGDALVEADQRVTLMGSEKGAKHEELRVGPIGSGGYFTVFDANEVPLSLTCLELETGRWRVTHNGETLMLEARVTGNAIEITTADARRLFHAAPPLAFAGSEGAAERMVESPLTGMIVDVVVSDGDLVVEGDVIAVMESMKMEISIKAAAAGIAINISVTKGMMVDRGQTIAEIAPNESEPK
- a CDS encoding acyl-CoA dehydrogenase family protein; amino-acid sequence: MDFNLNDEQRQIYEYGGQLAQSYDNTYWLEHARRHEFPKEMFQQIADDGFLGIMVPEEYGGAGLGMTEMALFMEGTANHGIPLLMMVVGPTMSMAHLATHGTEFHKKELLPAACKGDIQFCFAITEPGAGSNSMKTKTMAKRNGNRFSLSGEKTFITGADVSDYCLVVARTTPLDQVARKTDGFTLFAVDLKKKGVDMQRVRISIPLPEEQWTLFFDDVDLGPEDVVGHVDEGFNILFDSLNPERIVLGALCCGIGRFALNKAVTYASERNVFDQPIGAHQGVQHPLAKAYTNVEMASLMTRRAAWEFDHKLPAGESSNMAKYAAAEAGIEAVDAALQAHGGSGFTEDTGIYEMYPMMRLLRTAPVNRELCLSYIGNKVMGLPRSY
- a CDS encoding enoyl-CoA hydratase/isomerase family protein codes for the protein MSTPVTARIEGNVGIIELSRPEKFNCLSLEVHEGIAAARAEFEANREVRAILIRAQGKHFCTGADLTEVKEKLYDPVALDHFIGFGMDNLRKLEQCPLPVIVAVQGLCLAGGIELMLAADVCFAAETAQFGDQHAQFGLIPGWGGSQRLTRLMGQRRALDLMFSARWLGAGDAKDAGLINYIVPDSDLHIAAQEYCQTIATRSRPGIAEMKRLAREGADMTVDQQMRLERDAAVRALPSADVAEGLDAFESRRTPDFKQ
- a CDS encoding acyl-CoA dehydrogenase family protein, translated to MQFQPTEDQKTFRDLAARFARDKLAPGYQKRASGHTFDRELIREMGALGLIAPDLPEEYGGLGLESVTAGLIVEEIAYADFNASYIQLLGSLMGGMVAKHASSEIAAEWVPKVISGDVVIGLGLTEPRGGSDAANLQLKAEKFGNGWRLSGEKTSMSFADQADAAVVFARTSNPEGGSRGVSAFFVDLTEKGISRTHFDDIGTKPVGRGSVFFDDVYVPAENMMAEQDRAFGSIMAGFDFSRALIGLECLGAAQASVDETWAYVQDREAFGAPLVQYQGVSFPLTEAETQLTMMRQLCYYTLNLRDQNLPHTSEAAMCKWYLPKTCCEIIHQCLILHGHYGYTTDLPHHQRYNDVLGLQIGDGTAQIQKLVIAREKVGRVALQYDNKSKGAAK